From Xiphophorus couchianus chromosome 4, X_couchianus-1.0, whole genome shotgun sequence, a single genomic window includes:
- the cdhr5a gene encoding cadherin-related family member 5 isoform X2: MELKPKKQPADVLLGCIVAFCFSTPCWAQRLCTVPPGPVTIPENNTADIQVVKIISSSDATLSVSVNPEDLFYVKGNVLMVKKGLDYESLSSPTLVVWVKCSKAGSSSVNESVEVLVENVNDNPPNFAQNHYVLDVNELAPVNSSVGLIEATDVDSEPLYYRLESATTQISQDKYFRLENINTPKILVKSLLDYDVVQKISLVLHVQDTFNGSASNEPFFTSVATITVQVRDVDNRPPWFQPCLRTSLGLAKLCVSGGYRGKVNLTEKEEGPLVLEPGPVFARDGDRNRSEPISYKMLRGNEGNIFQIDEDTGNITMTKAADIVGPIILTILASQVNNRDQFAVTQVTIEVMKKSRNPPRFEKERFEGFIYSNSIPESMILRDRTTNRPFRVRARDEDFASGLNPDMKYEVQYSSYVNVTPDGFVILKRVVKTESFALQLRAVDSVTGEFGTAALSVQVIPAVAVPSPSNIGYRPGDMALLGLIMAALLVLSLIVIGFLISRLWKENTSLEKICECLGPCLRSDRPRSGHRDSLQFTNDGFQNEADPSRGKRWNNVLPRRSTFPQPRSRVLPLERRSRHCSTCGVYANHVTKGSPSVQRSRSDGDEYGMRSILSKQHRKEGQKTVWFKESEDSSDIEVEIIPDSVGRVEEETEEELEVEMEGVVRDPAAPLRDPETERENQSDEPDPVDGSEEKEQER, translated from the exons ATGGAACTGAAACCCAAGAAGCAACCTGCGGACGTTCTGCTCGGATGCATCGTCGCTTTCTGCTTTTCCACGCCGTGCTGGGCTCAGAGAC TCTGCACGGTGCCGCCCGGCCCAGTAACCATCCCTGAAAACAACACGGCCGACATCCAGGTGGTGAAGATCATCTCCAGCAGCGATGCGACTCTGAGCGTCTCGGTGAACCCGGAGGATCTGTTCTACGTCAAAGGCAACGTCCTGATGGTGAAGAAAGGCCTGGATTACGAG TCCCTTTCCAGTCCCACTCTGGTGGTTTGGGTGAAGTGCAGCAAAGCCGGCTCCAGTTCT GTGAACGAGTCTGTGGAGGTTCTGGTGGAAAACGTGAACGATAATCCTCCGAACTTCGCCCAGAACCACTACGTTCTGGACGTGAACGAG CTCGCTCCAGTGAACTCTAGCGTCGGACTCATAGAAGCAACGGATGTTGATTCAGAGCCGCTTTATTATCGCTTAGAGTCTGCAACT ACACAAATTTCTCAGGACAAATATTTCCGTCTGGAGAACATCAACACACCAAAGATCCTTGTGAAAAGCCTCCTGGACTACGATGTGGTGCAGAAGATCTCTCTGGTGTTGCACGTTCAG GACACGTTCAACGGTTCGGCCTCCAACGAGCCGTTCTTCACCTCCGTGGCCACGATCACGGTCCAGGTGAGGGACGTGGACAACCGGCCGCCCTGGTTCCAGCCGTGTCTCAGGACAAGCTTAGGACTGGCCAAGCTTTGTGTCAGCGGTGGCTACAGAGGCAAAGTCAACCTGACCGAGAAGGAA GAAGGCCCGTTGGTTCTGGAGCCCGGCCCGGTTTTCGCCAGAGATGGAGACAGGAACCGCAGCGAGCCGATCAGCTACAAGATGTTACGAG GAAATGAAGGgaatattttccaaattgaTGAAGACACAGGGAACATTACAATGACCAAAGCTGCAGATATCGTTGGCCCAATCATTCTGACAATCCTG GCTTCGCAGGTGAACAACAGGGATCAGTTTGCAGTGACTCAGGTGACCATAGAGGTGATGAAGAAGAGCAGGAACCCTCCGCGCTTTGAGAAAGAGCGATTCGAGGGATTCATCTACAGCAACTCCATCCCAGAGAGCATGATACTCCGAGATCGGACCACCAACAGACCCTTCAGGGTCCGAGCCCGCGACGAAGACTTCGCAAGT GGTCTGAACCCGGACATGAAGTATGAGGTTCAGTACAGCAGCTACGTCAACGTGACTCCCGACGGCTTCGTGATCCTGAAGAGAGTGGTGAAGACGGAGTCCTTCGCCCTTCAG CTCAGAGCCGTGGATTCGGTCACAGGAGAGTTTGGGACTGCAGCGCTCTCTGTTCAAGTCATACCTG CCGTGGCCGTCCCGTCTCCGTCGAACATCGGCTATCGGCCCGGCGACATGGCGCTGCTCGGTCTCATCATGGCGGCTCTCCTGGTTCTGTCCCTCATCGTGATTGGCTTCTTGATTTCCCGCCTGTGGAAGGAAAACACGAGTCTCGAGAAAATTTGTGAG TGCCTGGGCCCCTGCCTGCGGTCCGACCGGCCTCGGTCCGGACACAGAGACTCCCTCCAGTTCACCAACGACGGATTCCAGAACGAGGCCGACCCGAGCCGAGGCAAACGCTGGAACAACGTGCTGCCCCGGCGCAGCACCTTCCCCCAGCCCCGGAGCCGCGTCCTGCCCCTGGAGAGGCGGAGCCGCCACTGCTCCACCTGCGGCGTCTACGCCAACCACGTCACCAAGGGGAGCCCGTCGGTGCAGAGGAGCAGGAGCGACGGCGACGAGTACGGCATGAGGTCCATCCTGTCCAAGCAGCACCGCAAGGAGGGGCAGAAGACGGTGTGGTTCAAGGAGAGCGAAGACTCCTCGGACATCGAAGTGGAGATCATCCCCGACTCGGTGGGCCgggtggaggaggagacggaggaggagctggaggtgGAGATGGAGGGGGTGGTGAGAGACCCCGCCGCCCCGCTCAGAGACCCGGAGACAGAGCGGGAGAACCAGAGCGACGAGCCGGATCCGGTAGACGGCTCGGAGGAGAAGGAGCAGGAGcgctga
- the cdhr5a gene encoding cadherin-related family member 5 isoform X1: protein MELKPKKQPADVLLGCIVAFCFSTPCWAQRLCTVPPGPVTIPENNTADIQVVKIISSSDATLSVSVNPEDLFYVKGNVLMVKKGLDYESLSSPTLVVWVKCSKAGSSSVNESVEVLVENVNDNPPNFAQNHYVLDVNELAPVNSSVGLIEATDVDSEPLYYRLESATTQISQDKYFRLENINTPKILVKSLLDYDVVQKISLVLHVQVQEGRSSVFLFVCSLTFIFHSQDTFNGSASNEPFFTSVATITVQVRDVDNRPPWFQPCLRTSLGLAKLCVSGGYRGKVNLTEKEEGPLVLEPGPVFARDGDRNRSEPISYKMLRGNEGNIFQIDEDTGNITMTKAADIVGPIILTILASQVNNRDQFAVTQVTIEVMKKSRNPPRFEKERFEGFIYSNSIPESMILRDRTTNRPFRVRARDEDFASGLNPDMKYEVQYSSYVNVTPDGFVILKRVVKTESFALQLRAVDSVTGEFGTAALSVQVIPAVAVPSPSNIGYRPGDMALLGLIMAALLVLSLIVIGFLISRLWKENTSLEKICECLGPCLRSDRPRSGHRDSLQFTNDGFQNEADPSRGKRWNNVLPRRSTFPQPRSRVLPLERRSRHCSTCGVYANHVTKGSPSVQRSRSDGDEYGMRSILSKQHRKEGQKTVWFKESEDSSDIEVEIIPDSVGRVEEETEEELEVEMEGVVRDPAAPLRDPETERENQSDEPDPVDGSEEKEQER, encoded by the exons ATGGAACTGAAACCCAAGAAGCAACCTGCGGACGTTCTGCTCGGATGCATCGTCGCTTTCTGCTTTTCCACGCCGTGCTGGGCTCAGAGAC TCTGCACGGTGCCGCCCGGCCCAGTAACCATCCCTGAAAACAACACGGCCGACATCCAGGTGGTGAAGATCATCTCCAGCAGCGATGCGACTCTGAGCGTCTCGGTGAACCCGGAGGATCTGTTCTACGTCAAAGGCAACGTCCTGATGGTGAAGAAAGGCCTGGATTACGAG TCCCTTTCCAGTCCCACTCTGGTGGTTTGGGTGAAGTGCAGCAAAGCCGGCTCCAGTTCT GTGAACGAGTCTGTGGAGGTTCTGGTGGAAAACGTGAACGATAATCCTCCGAACTTCGCCCAGAACCACTACGTTCTGGACGTGAACGAG CTCGCTCCAGTGAACTCTAGCGTCGGACTCATAGAAGCAACGGATGTTGATTCAGAGCCGCTTTATTATCGCTTAGAGTCTGCAACT ACACAAATTTCTCAGGACAAATATTTCCGTCTGGAGAACATCAACACACCAAAGATCCTTGTGAAAAGCCTCCTGGACTACGATGTGGTGCAGAAGATCTCTCTGGTGTTGCACGTTCAGGTACAGGAAGGACGTtcgtctgtttttcttttcgttTGCTCCCTGACGTTTATCTTCCACTCCCAGGACACGTTCAACGGTTCGGCCTCCAACGAGCCGTTCTTCACCTCCGTGGCCACGATCACGGTCCAGGTGAGGGACGTGGACAACCGGCCGCCCTGGTTCCAGCCGTGTCTCAGGACAAGCTTAGGACTGGCCAAGCTTTGTGTCAGCGGTGGCTACAGAGGCAAAGTCAACCTGACCGAGAAGGAA GAAGGCCCGTTGGTTCTGGAGCCCGGCCCGGTTTTCGCCAGAGATGGAGACAGGAACCGCAGCGAGCCGATCAGCTACAAGATGTTACGAG GAAATGAAGGgaatattttccaaattgaTGAAGACACAGGGAACATTACAATGACCAAAGCTGCAGATATCGTTGGCCCAATCATTCTGACAATCCTG GCTTCGCAGGTGAACAACAGGGATCAGTTTGCAGTGACTCAGGTGACCATAGAGGTGATGAAGAAGAGCAGGAACCCTCCGCGCTTTGAGAAAGAGCGATTCGAGGGATTCATCTACAGCAACTCCATCCCAGAGAGCATGATACTCCGAGATCGGACCACCAACAGACCCTTCAGGGTCCGAGCCCGCGACGAAGACTTCGCAAGT GGTCTGAACCCGGACATGAAGTATGAGGTTCAGTACAGCAGCTACGTCAACGTGACTCCCGACGGCTTCGTGATCCTGAAGAGAGTGGTGAAGACGGAGTCCTTCGCCCTTCAG CTCAGAGCCGTGGATTCGGTCACAGGAGAGTTTGGGACTGCAGCGCTCTCTGTTCAAGTCATACCTG CCGTGGCCGTCCCGTCTCCGTCGAACATCGGCTATCGGCCCGGCGACATGGCGCTGCTCGGTCTCATCATGGCGGCTCTCCTGGTTCTGTCCCTCATCGTGATTGGCTTCTTGATTTCCCGCCTGTGGAAGGAAAACACGAGTCTCGAGAAAATTTGTGAG TGCCTGGGCCCCTGCCTGCGGTCCGACCGGCCTCGGTCCGGACACAGAGACTCCCTCCAGTTCACCAACGACGGATTCCAGAACGAGGCCGACCCGAGCCGAGGCAAACGCTGGAACAACGTGCTGCCCCGGCGCAGCACCTTCCCCCAGCCCCGGAGCCGCGTCCTGCCCCTGGAGAGGCGGAGCCGCCACTGCTCCACCTGCGGCGTCTACGCCAACCACGTCACCAAGGGGAGCCCGTCGGTGCAGAGGAGCAGGAGCGACGGCGACGAGTACGGCATGAGGTCCATCCTGTCCAAGCAGCACCGCAAGGAGGGGCAGAAGACGGTGTGGTTCAAGGAGAGCGAAGACTCCTCGGACATCGAAGTGGAGATCATCCCCGACTCGGTGGGCCgggtggaggaggagacggaggaggagctggaggtgGAGATGGAGGGGGTGGTGAGAGACCCCGCCGCCCCGCTCAGAGACCCGGAGACAGAGCGGGAGAACCAGAGCGACGAGCCGGATCCGGTAGACGGCTCGGAGGAGAAGGAGCAGGAGcgctga
- the ctsd gene encoding cathepsin D codes for MRSLVVLVLAALALTNDALVRIPLKKFRSIRRELTDSGRRADELLADRHSLKYNLGFPSSNEPTPETLKNYMDAQYYGEISLGTPPQSFMVVFDTGSSNLWVPSVHCSLLDIACLLHHKYNSAKSSTYVKNGTAFAIQYGSGSLSGYLSQDTCTIGDIAVEKQLFGEAIKQPGIAFIAAKFDGILGMAYPRISVDGVAPVFDNIMNQKKVEQNIFSFYLNRNPDTEPGGELLLGGIDPKYYSGDFHYVNISRQAYWQVHMDGMTIGSQLSLCKGGCEAIVDTGTSLITGPAAEVKALQKAIGALPLIQGEYMVPCEKVPTLPIITFNIGGQTYSLTGDQYILKESQAGKTICLSGFMALDIPPPAGPLWILGDVFIGQYYTVFDRQNNRVGFAKSK; via the exons ATGAGGAGCCTGGTCGTGTTGGTGTTGGCGGCGTTAGCCTTGACGAACGACGCCCTGGTTcg aatTCCCTTGAAGAAATTCCGTTCAATCCGACGCGAACTGACCGACTCGGGAAGAAGAGCCGATGAGCTGCTGGCCGACAGACACTCCCTGAAGTACAACCTGGGCTTCCCGTCCAGTAATGAACCCACTCCAGAAACGCTGAAGAACTACATGGAT GCTCAGTATTACGGGGAGATCAGTCTGGGCACGCCTCCCCAGTCCTTCATGGTGGTGTTTGACACCGGCTCGTCCAACCTGTGGGTCCCCTCCGTTCACTGCTCCCTGCTGGACATCGCCTGCC TGCTTCACCACAAATATAACTCCGCTAAATCCAGCACATATGTGAAGAACGGCACCGCCTTCGCCATCCAGTATGGATCTGGCAGTTTGTCCGGATACCTCAGCCAGGATACGTGCACC ATCGGTGACATCGCCGTGGAGAAGCAGCTGTTCGGCGAAGCCATCAAGCAGCCCGGCATCGCCTTCATCGCAGCTAAGTTCGACGGGATCCTGGGCATGGCGTATCCCCGGATCTCTGTGGACGGCGTGGCTCCTGTGTTCGATAACATCATGAACCAGAAGAAGGTGGAGCAGAACATCTTCTCCTTCTACCTGAACAG GAACCCGGACACGGAGCCGGGAGGCGAGCTGCTGCTGGGAGGAATCGACCCGAAATATTACAGTGGAGATTTTCACTACGTCAACATCAGCCGGCAGGCCTACTGGCAGGTCCACATGGACGG GATGACGATCGGCAGCCAGCTGAGTTTGTGTAAAGGCGGCTGTGAGGCCATCGTGGACACCGGGACGTCTCTGATCACCGGCCCGGCCGCCGAGGTCAAAGCTCTGCAGAAAGCCATCGGCGCGTTGCCGCTCATCCAGGGAGAG TACATGGTGCCCTGTGAAAAGGTCCCAACGCTGCCCATCATCACCTTCAACATCGGCGGACAGACCTACAGTCTGACTGGAGACCAGTACATCCTCAAG GAGAGTCAGGCTGGGAAGACAATCTGTCTGAGCGGCTTCATGGCGTTGGACATCCCTCCCCCCGCCGGGCCGCTGTGGATCCTGGGAGACGTTTTCATCGGTCAGTACTACACCGTGTTCGACCGCCAGAACAACCGGGTCGGCTTCGCCAAGTCCAAGTAA